In Candidatus Limnocylindria bacterium, the following proteins share a genomic window:
- a CDS encoding ABC transporter permease — translation MKVWRTQLAPTWSKASVPVYSIVLAFAVAAVVVIVSSAFTETGFDPLLPFAAYARLLAGSFGSGNAIANTLVSAAPLMFGGLAVGLGLKAGLFNIGVAGQFLVGAFAAAVAGASLATAPTIVGMPLAMLAGAFAGAAYGFVPGYLKARTGAHEVVTTIMLNNAAALLLTWAVNDLVRAPGFSFPRTADIGQSALPILAGRNLHLGIVFAVAAIFVIRWILDRTVLGFEIRTVGTNPNAARYAGMRPIFITALTMTISGLLAGLAGAIQMLGVIGFYAPGITASVGFDSIAVALLGRSDPIGILFAALLFGAFRAGAPLMQIETSVPIEVIDIIQALVILFLAADVIVRKVFRVRAPKVEITEMATVTGSWGTGTPPPGSAR, via the coding sequence GTGAAAGTCTGGCGCACGCAGCTCGCCCCGACCTGGTCGAAGGCATCGGTCCCCGTTTATTCGATCGTCCTCGCGTTCGCAGTGGCCGCCGTCGTCGTCATCGTGTCGAGCGCTTTCACCGAGACCGGCTTCGACCCGCTGCTCCCGTTCGCCGCGTACGCCCGTTTGCTCGCCGGATCGTTCGGAAGCGGCAACGCCATCGCGAACACGCTGGTGTCCGCCGCCCCGCTGATGTTCGGCGGTCTCGCGGTCGGCCTCGGATTGAAGGCCGGCCTCTTCAACATCGGGGTCGCCGGACAGTTCCTCGTCGGGGCGTTCGCCGCGGCGGTTGCGGGCGCGTCGCTCGCCACCGCGCCGACGATCGTCGGCATGCCGCTCGCCATGCTCGCCGGCGCGTTCGCCGGCGCGGCGTACGGCTTCGTACCCGGTTACCTCAAAGCGCGTACCGGCGCGCACGAGGTCGTGACGACCATCATGCTCAACAACGCAGCCGCGCTGCTGCTCACGTGGGCGGTCAACGACCTCGTACGCGCGCCGGGCTTCTCGTTCCCGCGGACCGCCGACATCGGGCAGAGCGCCCTCCCGATCCTCGCCGGTCGCAACCTGCACCTCGGCATCGTCTTCGCGGTGGCCGCCATCTTCGTGATCCGCTGGATCCTCGACCGCACCGTCCTCGGCTTCGAGATCCGCACCGTCGGCACGAACCCCAACGCCGCGCGATACGCGGGCATGCGGCCGATCTTCATCACCGCGCTCACGATGACGATCTCCGGTCTCCTCGCGGGTCTCGCCGGTGCGATCCAGATGCTCGGCGTCATCGGCTTTTACGCGCCGGGCATCACCGCATCGGTCGGCTTCGACTCGATCGCGGTCGCGTTGCTGGGCCGATCCGATCCGATCGGCATCCTGTTCGCGGCGCTCCTCTTCGGCGCATTCCGCGCCGGCGCGCCGCTCATGCAGATCGAGACCAGCGTGCCGATCGAGGTGATCGACATCATCCAGGCGCTGGTCATCCTGTTCCTCGCTGCGGACGTCATCGTGCGGAAGGTCTTCCGCGTGCGCGCGCCGAAGGTCGAGATCACGGAAATGGCGACGGTGACGGGGTCCTGGGGCACGGGCACGCCACCGCCTGGATCGGCACGCTGA
- a CDS encoding tripartite tricarboxylate transporter substrate-binding protein has product MTRRRFVSLLGAGMLVATACGGGATTASPTPAASTAASASVETMTQPTRPIEFVISTAVGGGSDIYARAMQAIIEEQKLSPQPVQPVNKEGGSGAVAFTYVFEKKGDMHYIMITLNSFFTTIVTQPALPYKATDFTPVANLALDPFFLWVNEDSPWKTAGDVIKAAQGKELVVAGTGSKQEDEVMFLRIADLAKTKPFRYVPQSGGGAVATALAGHQGGVEVTVNNPSEGLGLYQQKKLRPLCAFTPASPTTGVYSGLATCKSQGLAIDDYYIMRAVMAPPGLTPAQQAFWVDVFKKVFESAKWKTFMDTNALVPDFRSGIDFRTFINNYQKLHQDIATKNKWV; this is encoded by the coding sequence GTGACCCGTAGGCGTTTCGTATCCCTTCTCGGTGCCGGCATGCTCGTCGCGACGGCGTGCGGCGGCGGTGCTACCACTGCGAGCCCGACGCCAGCTGCGTCGACCGCGGCGTCGGCCTCGGTGGAGACGATGACCCAGCCGACGCGTCCGATCGAGTTCGTGATCAGCACCGCGGTCGGCGGCGGCTCGGACATCTACGCGCGCGCGATGCAGGCGATCATCGAAGAGCAGAAGCTCTCGCCGCAGCCGGTGCAGCCGGTCAACAAGGAAGGTGGGTCCGGCGCGGTCGCCTTCACCTACGTGTTCGAGAAGAAGGGTGACATGCACTACATCATGATCACCCTCAACAGCTTCTTCACCACGATCGTCACTCAGCCGGCGCTCCCGTACAAGGCGACGGACTTCACGCCAGTCGCCAACCTCGCGCTCGACCCGTTCTTCCTGTGGGTCAATGAGGACAGTCCGTGGAAGACTGCGGGCGATGTCATCAAGGCGGCACAGGGCAAGGAGCTCGTCGTCGCTGGAACCGGCTCGAAGCAGGAGGACGAGGTGATGTTCCTCCGCATCGCCGACCTCGCGAAGACGAAGCCGTTCCGCTACGTGCCGCAGTCCGGCGGTGGCGCGGTCGCGACCGCGCTCGCCGGCCACCAGGGCGGCGTCGAGGTCACGGTGAACAACCCGAGCGAAGGGCTTGGTCTGTATCAGCAGAAGAAGCTTCGTCCGCTCTGCGCGTTCACGCCTGCGAGCCCGACGACTGGCGTCTACTCGGGCCTCGCGACATGCAAGTCGCAGGGCCTTGCGATCGACGACTACTACATCATGCGAGCGGTCATGGCTCCGCCCGGCCTCACGCCGGCGCAGCAGGCGTTCTGGGTCGACGTGTTCAAGAAGGTCTTCGAGTCCGCGAAGTGGAAGACGTTCATGGACACCAACGCCCTCGTCCCTGACTTCCGATCGGGCATCGACTTCCGCACGTTCATCAACAACTACCAGAAGCTCCACCAAGACATCGCGACCAAGAACAAGTGGGTGTGA
- a CDS encoding FadR/GntR family transcriptional regulator → MGRSELAVIEPIRRSRLYQSIVEQIESLLEKGELRPGDQLPPERALAEQFQVSRASVREALRTLELLGVIETHAGGGTFVRQVAPDDLVRPLHSLIARGHSVPDVIEFRGLIEPALAALAATRISDAQLAELREILAAQERKVAAGETYVEEDTRFHEVIGDAAKNELLTTMLAVIWDVLRASREQWLQTNQRAHTSLDAHRRILDALSRHDVEGARTASAEHIRAVGEGILKLLGGK, encoded by the coding sequence TTGGGGAGGTCCGAACTGGCCGTCATCGAGCCCATACGGCGCAGCAGGCTCTACCAGAGCATCGTCGAGCAGATCGAGTCGCTCCTGGAGAAGGGCGAGCTTCGGCCGGGCGATCAGCTCCCGCCCGAGCGCGCGCTCGCCGAGCAGTTCCAGGTGTCGCGCGCCTCCGTCCGCGAGGCGCTCCGAACCCTCGAGCTCCTCGGCGTCATCGAGACCCACGCCGGCGGCGGCACGTTCGTCCGTCAGGTGGCACCGGACGATCTCGTGCGCCCGCTGCACAGCCTCATCGCCCGTGGTCACAGCGTCCCCGATGTGATCGAGTTCCGCGGCCTCATCGAGCCGGCACTCGCCGCGCTCGCTGCGACGCGCATCAGCGACGCGCAGCTGGCCGAGCTCCGCGAGATCCTCGCGGCTCAGGAGCGGAAGGTCGCCGCGGGCGAGACGTACGTGGAAGAGGACACGCGCTTCCACGAGGTCATCGGCGACGCCGCGAAGAACGAGCTCCTCACGACGATGCTCGCGGTCATCTGGGACGTCCTCCGCGCATCGCGCGAGCAGTGGCTGCAGACGAACCAGCGCGCGCACACATCTCTCGACGCGCACCGCCGAATCCTTGACGCACTCTCCCGCCACGACGTCGAGGGCGCGCGGACCGCATCGGCTGAGCACATCCGCGCCGTCGGCGAAGGCATCCTGAAGCTCCTTGGAGGTAAATGA
- a CDS encoding ABC transporter permease → MDLLAVPRLIWEFLVYLFTVMPDLLPIILSLATPLALGALCGVLGERSGVVNIGIEGIMLMAAFFGYLTGFALHEPLGTGVALALGIVVAVATGALLGLLYAWLTVTVRADQIIAGTMMNIAAFGMTGYLNRLVITPSGRGGAGVITPFHLPDQLAAIPFLGPILAMFLDQGPIAMSVIVLVLVSQFALFRTRWGLRTRAVGEHPKAADTVGINVFRQRYMNVIIGCAIAGLAGAYLTLESTGSFQNGMTNGRGFIALAAVIFGRWTPVGAFLGALLFGTATAFGIIVNVRPAEGDLGALMKSIPTFWYAALPYLITVVILAGVVGRSTPPAADGIPYAKEGKG, encoded by the coding sequence ATGGATCTGCTCGCCGTACCGCGGCTCATCTGGGAGTTCCTGGTCTACCTCTTCACGGTGATGCCGGACCTGCTGCCGATCATCCTCTCGCTTGCGACACCGCTCGCCCTGGGCGCGCTCTGCGGCGTGCTCGGCGAACGGTCCGGCGTCGTGAACATCGGCATCGAGGGCATCATGCTCATGGCCGCGTTCTTCGGCTACCTCACCGGTTTCGCACTGCATGAGCCGCTCGGGACCGGTGTCGCGCTCGCGCTCGGCATCGTGGTCGCCGTCGCCACCGGAGCACTCCTTGGGCTTCTGTACGCGTGGCTCACGGTGACCGTGCGCGCGGATCAGATCATCGCCGGCACGATGATGAACATCGCCGCCTTCGGTATGACGGGCTATCTCAACCGCCTCGTCATCACGCCGTCCGGCCGCGGAGGCGCCGGCGTGATCACGCCGTTCCATTTGCCGGACCAGCTCGCCGCCATACCATTCCTCGGCCCGATCCTCGCGATGTTCCTCGACCAGGGGCCGATCGCTATGAGCGTCATCGTGCTCGTCCTTGTTTCGCAGTTCGCCCTGTTCCGCACGCGGTGGGGACTCCGCACCCGCGCCGTCGGCGAGCATCCAAAGGCCGCGGACACCGTCGGCATCAACGTCTTCCGCCAGCGCTACATGAACGTGATCATCGGCTGTGCCATCGCCGGTCTCGCGGGCGCGTACCTCACCCTCGAGTCGACCGGCTCGTTCCAGAACGGCATGACCAACGGGCGCGGCTTCATCGCGCTTGCCGCGGTGATATTCGGACGCTGGACTCCGGTGGGTGCGTTCCTCGGGGCGCTCCTGTTCGGCACCGCCACGGCCTTCGGCATCATCGTCAACGTCCGGCCGGCCGAGGGGGATCTCGGCGCGCTCATGAAGTCGATCCCGACGTTCTGGTACGCGGCCCTTCCCTACCTCATCACGGTCGTGATCCTGGCCGGCGTGGTCGGCCGGTCGACCCCGCCGGCTGCCGATGGCATCCCGTACGCGAAAGAGGGCAAGGGCTAG
- a CDS encoding BMP family ABC transporter substrate-binding protein — MKRVLAIYVAVALVFAACGVIPGTGSSLKIGIVTDIGQLEDKSFNEFSWKGVQDGASAIGAPKPVAIVTKDIADYKQNIQQLVDQKYDIIVTVGFLISSDTLAAAKANPTIQFFGVDQFIADPVPANYQGLLFNEAQAGYLAGIVAGTITKSGKIGAVGGRSDVPPVVNYIKGYENGAKSIKANVQVSINYVEDFNAPDKGEASAKTMIGQGVDVLFQVAGLTGAGVLRAACNAKVYGIGVDVDQYLSLPDSKGCIITSAEKHLQNATRDAIKRFKDKGKQTGNFTNDATNDGIGASEIRNLSPIPAGLQDKIKQATADMKSGKLKPIP; from the coding sequence ATGAAACGTGTGCTCGCGATCTATGTTGCCGTCGCGCTCGTCTTTGCCGCCTGTGGCGTTATTCCCGGCACCGGTAGCTCGCTCAAGATCGGGATCGTCACCGACATCGGCCAGCTCGAGGACAAGTCGTTCAACGAGTTCTCCTGGAAGGGCGTCCAGGACGGCGCCAGCGCGATCGGCGCGCCGAAGCCGGTGGCGATCGTGACCAAGGACATCGCCGACTACAAGCAGAATATCCAACAGCTCGTCGACCAGAAGTACGACATCATCGTGACAGTCGGATTCCTGATCAGCAGCGACACGCTTGCTGCCGCAAAAGCGAATCCGACGATCCAGTTCTTCGGCGTCGACCAGTTCATCGCCGACCCCGTGCCCGCCAACTATCAAGGTCTCTTGTTCAACGAGGCGCAGGCGGGCTACCTCGCCGGGATCGTCGCCGGCACCATCACGAAGAGCGGGAAGATCGGCGCGGTCGGCGGACGGTCGGACGTCCCGCCGGTCGTGAACTACATCAAGGGCTACGAGAACGGCGCGAAGTCGATCAAGGCCAACGTCCAGGTCAGCATCAACTACGTCGAGGACTTCAACGCTCCCGACAAAGGCGAGGCTTCGGCGAAGACGATGATCGGCCAGGGTGTTGACGTCCTCTTCCAGGTCGCTGGCCTCACCGGTGCGGGCGTTCTGCGCGCCGCCTGCAACGCGAAGGTCTACGGCATCGGCGTCGACGTTGACCAGTACCTGTCTCTTCCCGATTCGAAGGGCTGCATCATCACCAGCGCCGAGAAGCACCTGCAGAACGCGACGCGCGACGCGATCAAGCGCTTCAAAGACAAAGGCAAGCAAACGGGCAACTTCACCAACGACGCGACGAACGACGGTATCGGCGCGTCCGAGATCCGCAACCTAAGCCCGATCCCCGCGGGTCTGCAGGACAAGATCAAGCAGGCCACTGCGGATATGAAGTCGGGCAAGCTCAAGCCGATCCCGTGA
- a CDS encoding tripartite tricarboxylate transporter TctB family protein — protein MRPYQVATAAVMILIAAVAMFDSRASALPDLSGRFPGGLGPGFYPFWSAAMIAGAAVVVIYRWYVTAETGEGVFARREAWTAPLKIAVPMIVAVTLIRWLGFYIVTGLYMGFFAAYLGRYRWVWVVLIAVMFPALIYLSFEKGFRVSLPKSLFYDQGFPF, from the coding sequence GTGAGGCCCTATCAGGTCGCGACGGCGGCGGTCATGATCCTGATCGCCGCCGTCGCCATGTTCGACAGCCGCGCGTCCGCGCTGCCTGACCTCAGCGGAAGATTCCCTGGTGGTCTTGGGCCGGGCTTCTATCCCTTCTGGTCCGCGGCGATGATCGCCGGAGCCGCCGTTGTCGTGATCTACCGGTGGTACGTGACGGCCGAGACCGGCGAGGGCGTATTCGCGCGGCGCGAAGCATGGACCGCACCGCTGAAGATCGCGGTGCCGATGATCGTCGCGGTCACCTTGATCAGATGGCTCGGCTTCTACATTGTCACCGGGCTCTACATGGGTTTCTTCGCCGCGTACCTTGGCCGGTACCGCTGGGTGTGGGTCGTCCTCATCGCGGTCATGTTTCCCGCGCTGATCTATCTGTCCTTCGAGAAGGGGTTCCGCGTCTCGCTGCCGAAGAGTCTCTTCTACGACCAGGGCTTTCCCTTCTAG
- a CDS encoding ABC transporter ATP-binding protein, with the protein MRDVSKRFPTGTLATDAIDLDLGQREIHALLGENGAGKSTLMNILYGLVEPDSGEIRIDGAAVTIQSPADAIARGIGMVHQHFMLVPVLSVAENVVLGQEITRGGQVLDLGAAERRIQDLAERLGFTIDPHARVDQLSLGQQQRVEILKAIYRGARILVLDEPTAVLTPQETREIFGVLRRLREDGTSIIFISHKLDEVLEIADRITVIRRGKVVGSRKPAETNESELAELMVGRAVSLRVDRGQSHAGEVVLEIAGLRATDDRRREVCSGVDLTVRAGEIVGIAGVGGNGQDELVECIVGMRKPIAGTIRIAGRDLTHLSVDARRDLGIAYVPADRQRFGLVLPFRLPDNFVLTRYAEAPYAAGFGGFVRQERPIRDEASRLAKEFDVRTSSLDVTAATLSGGNQQKVVVAREFRHDLKVLVIDQPTRGLDVGSVEFIHKQVIERRNAGVAVLLVSAELDEVLDLSDRILVMFRGQIVGSFAAAEVQREKVGLLMATGQARA; encoded by the coding sequence ATGCGCGACGTCAGTAAGCGCTTTCCGACCGGCACGCTCGCCACCGACGCGATCGATCTCGACCTCGGCCAGCGTGAGATCCACGCGCTCCTGGGCGAGAACGGGGCCGGGAAGTCAACGCTCATGAACATCCTCTATGGGCTGGTAGAGCCCGACTCGGGCGAGATCCGCATCGACGGCGCGGCAGTGACCATCCAGAGCCCGGCGGACGCCATCGCGCGTGGCATCGGCATGGTCCACCAGCACTTCATGCTCGTGCCGGTCCTCTCCGTCGCGGAGAACGTCGTTCTAGGTCAGGAGATCACCCGCGGCGGACAGGTCCTCGATCTGGGCGCGGCCGAGCGCCGGATCCAGGATCTCGCGGAACGGCTCGGGTTCACGATCGATCCGCATGCGCGCGTCGATCAGCTATCACTCGGCCAACAGCAGCGCGTCGAGATCCTGAAGGCGATCTACCGGGGAGCGCGGATCCTGGTGCTCGATGAGCCGACGGCGGTACTGACGCCGCAAGAGACGCGTGAGATCTTCGGCGTGCTGCGCCGGCTTCGCGAGGACGGCACGAGCATCATCTTCATCAGCCACAAGCTCGACGAGGTCCTCGAGATCGCCGACCGGATCACCGTGATCCGCCGCGGCAAGGTCGTCGGCAGCCGAAAGCCGGCGGAGACGAACGAGAGCGAGCTCGCGGAGCTCATGGTCGGACGGGCCGTGTCGCTCCGCGTCGATCGCGGCCAGTCGCACGCCGGCGAGGTCGTCCTGGAGATCGCGGGGCTCCGCGCCACGGACGACCGACGCCGCGAGGTATGCAGTGGCGTCGATCTCACCGTCCGCGCAGGCGAGATCGTCGGCATCGCGGGCGTCGGCGGCAACGGGCAGGACGAGCTCGTCGAGTGCATCGTCGGCATGCGAAAGCCCATCGCTGGGACGATCCGCATCGCGGGCCGCGATCTGACCCACCTCAGCGTTGACGCTCGACGGGATCTCGGCATCGCGTACGTGCCCGCCGACCGCCAGCGCTTCGGGCTGGTGCTTCCCTTCCGCCTTCCGGACAACTTCGTGCTCACGCGTTACGCCGAAGCTCCCTATGCAGCGGGATTCGGTGGCTTCGTGCGCCAGGAGCGGCCGATCCGCGACGAGGCCAGTCGCCTGGCCAAGGAGTTCGACGTCCGGACGTCCTCCCTCGATGTCACGGCTGCCACGCTGTCGGGAGGCAACCAGCAGAAGGTGGTCGTGGCGCGCGAGTTCCGACACGACCTGAAGGTGCTGGTCATCGACCAACCGACGCGCGGGCTGGACGTTGGCAGCGTCGAGTTCATTCACAAGCAGGTGATCGAGCGCCGCAACGCGGGCGTCGCGGTGCTTCTGGTCTCGGCCGAGCTCGACGAGGTGCTTGACCTCTCGGACCGCATCCTCGTGATGTTCCGCGGCCAGATCGTGGGGAGCTTCGCCGCGGCTGAGGTCCAGCGTGAAAAGGTCGGGCTCCTCATGGCGACCGGCCAGGCGCGCGCGTGA
- a CDS encoding sodium:calcium antiporter encodes MTPLDVALIVLAFGLILVGAEVFTNGIEWLGIKLNMSEGATGSILAALGTATPETLIPVVAILFTNTSDSDEIGVGAILGAPFMLATLVMLLIGVTAYVLRKRRGRDTLRVDAAHASRDMSFFLVLYTIALGLALLPRDLHFLKGYLGWIFLPAYFLYLFLVLRTPKVTPEDVEEQEEEHEAFDELTFATQLQRFGASIVPTAPPLWLVLVQTLVSFGAILLGARFFATFVEDFSHAMQFNTLLVALVLAPLATELPEAANSLIWTKDGKDVIALGNVAGAMVFQSTIPVTIGVLLTPWELGRFGTIAAVFALLSGLLIWIQLRLRARDNSLPPSSLMLGGSLYVVFLVYVVWSVIAGLPA; translated from the coding sequence GTGACGCCTCTCGACGTCGCGCTCATCGTCCTCGCGTTCGGGCTGATCCTCGTCGGCGCCGAGGTCTTCACCAACGGGATCGAGTGGCTAGGGATCAAGCTCAACATGTCCGAGGGCGCCACGGGCAGCATCCTCGCTGCGCTCGGCACCGCGACGCCGGAGACGCTCATCCCGGTCGTGGCGATCCTGTTCACCAACACGAGCGACTCCGATGAGATCGGCGTGGGGGCCATCCTCGGCGCGCCATTCATGCTCGCGACCCTGGTCATGCTCCTGATCGGCGTGACCGCATACGTCCTGCGTAAGCGGAGGGGCCGCGACACGCTCCGCGTGGACGCGGCGCACGCGTCACGCGACATGTCGTTCTTCCTCGTCCTCTATACGATCGCGCTCGGACTCGCGCTCCTGCCGCGCGACCTGCACTTCCTGAAGGGCTACCTCGGGTGGATCTTCCTGCCGGCGTACTTCCTCTATCTCTTCCTCGTCCTCCGGACGCCGAAGGTCACGCCTGAAGACGTCGAGGAGCAGGAGGAGGAGCACGAGGCGTTCGACGAGCTCACCTTCGCGACGCAGCTGCAGCGGTTCGGAGCGAGCATCGTGCCGACTGCCCCTCCGCTGTGGCTCGTGCTGGTACAAACGCTCGTCTCGTTCGGGGCGATCCTCCTGGGAGCGCGGTTCTTCGCGACCTTTGTCGAGGACTTTTCGCATGCGATGCAGTTCAACACGCTTCTCGTCGCGCTGGTCCTCGCGCCCCTCGCGACGGAGCTGCCGGAGGCGGCGAACAGCCTGATCTGGACGAAGGACGGAAAGGACGTCATCGCGCTCGGCAACGTCGCGGGCGCGATGGTCTTCCAATCGACGATCCCGGTCACGATCGGAGTGCTGCTCACGCCCTGGGAGCTGGGGCGGTTCGGCACCATCGCCGCGGTGTTCGCCCTCCTGTCGGGCTTGCTGATCTGGATCCAGTTGCGTTTGCGCGCGCGCGACAACTCGCTGCCGCCGTCCTCTCTCATGCTCGGCGGAAGCCTGTACGTGGTCTTCCTCGTCTACGTGGTCTGGAGCGTCATCGCGGGGCTGCCAGCCTGA
- a CDS encoding tripartite tricarboxylate transporter permease has product MDILNGFTSTLGSLAGGFGTALHPINLLLLTIGCFLGLVIGVLPGLGGTSGVAILLPITVFIANTGPGGSTSAVIFLCGIYWGALFGGVITSILFNIPGEPWSVVLLFDGFPLAKKLGKPALALSSSFFASFIGAFIATVLFTFFARALADVALAFGPAELFAVFIMSFATLIGLGSESPAKSVMMIGFGLLLAAVGFDTLTGAPRLTFGRIEILSGIGFVPVTIGLFGMGEILASAEEQGIGFVERLSAKVGLKDILETLRELRKRIWTVVITAVIGFWFGVLPGHGATAGSFLGYGLARQYSKNKANFGKGEITGIMAPQAAADASAVGSLVPMVALGVPGSPTSAVIMAGLFIWGLQPGPLLFIDHPDFVWGLTASIYLGHLITFTMCLLAVPLLAKIMHIPYAIITPFIVIISIIGSYSLNNSMFDVFITITFGFVGYWLRKMKYPLAPLVVAIVLGDSTERELRKALIASGGSPLIFVGSPLAATLMILAIILLLLPVIRNVRERRARPVSVDPAA; this is encoded by the coding sequence ATGGACATCCTCAACGGATTCACGAGCACGCTGGGCAGCCTCGCCGGAGGCTTCGGCACAGCGCTCCATCCGATCAACCTGCTGCTCCTCACGATCGGCTGCTTCCTCGGTCTCGTCATCGGGGTCCTCCCGGGTCTCGGTGGGACGAGCGGTGTCGCCATCCTGCTGCCGATCACGGTCTTCATCGCGAACACCGGTCCGGGCGGATCGACGAGCGCGGTCATCTTCCTCTGCGGCATCTACTGGGGCGCTCTGTTCGGCGGCGTCATCACCTCGATCTTGTTCAACATCCCCGGCGAGCCGTGGTCGGTCGTGCTTCTCTTCGACGGCTTCCCGCTCGCGAAGAAACTGGGCAAACCCGCGCTCGCACTATCGTCGTCGTTCTTCGCGTCGTTCATCGGAGCGTTCATCGCCACGGTCTTGTTCACGTTCTTCGCGCGCGCGCTCGCAGACGTGGCGCTCGCGTTCGGCCCGGCCGAGCTCTTCGCGGTCTTCATCATGTCGTTCGCGACGCTGATCGGACTCGGCTCGGAGTCGCCCGCGAAGAGCGTGATGATGATCGGCTTCGGCCTGCTGCTTGCGGCCGTCGGGTTCGACACGCTCACCGGCGCCCCGCGCCTCACGTTCGGGCGCATCGAGATCCTTTCGGGCATCGGCTTCGTGCCGGTCACGATCGGACTCTTCGGGATGGGCGAGATCCTCGCGTCGGCCGAAGAGCAGGGCATCGGTTTCGTCGAGCGCCTCTCCGCGAAGGTCGGCCTCAAGGACATCCTCGAGACGCTGCGCGAGCTTCGTAAGCGCATCTGGACCGTGGTGATCACCGCCGTGATCGGTTTCTGGTTCGGCGTCCTCCCGGGCCACGGCGCGACCGCGGGCTCGTTCCTCGGCTACGGCCTCGCGCGCCAGTACTCGAAGAACAAGGCGAACTTCGGCAAGGGCGAGATCACCGGCATCATGGCGCCGCAGGCGGCCGCCGACGCATCGGCGGTCGGGTCGCTCGTTCCGATGGTCGCGCTGGGTGTGCCGGGCTCGCCGACATCCGCCGTGATCATGGCCGGCCTCTTCATCTGGGGGCTGCAGCCCGGGCCGCTGCTCTTCATCGACCACCCGGATTTCGTGTGGGGCCTGACCGCGAGCATCTACCTCGGGCACCTGATCACGTTCACGATGTGCCTGCTCGCGGTGCCGCTCCTCGCGAAGATCATGCACATCCCCTACGCGATCATCACGCCGTTCATCGTCATCATCTCGATCATCGGCTCATACTCGCTCAACAACAGCATGTTCGACGTGTTCATCACGATCACGTTCGGCTTCGTCGGCTACTGGCTGCGCAAGATGAAGTACCCGCTCGCCCCGCTCGTCGTCGCGATCGTGCTCGGCGACTCGACCGAGCGCGAGCTCCGGAAGGCACTCATCGCGAGCGGCGGCAGCCCGCTCATCTTCGTCGGCAGCCCGCTGGCCGCGACGCTGATGATCCTCGCGATCATCCTGCTGCTTCTGCCCGTCATCCGAAACGTGCGCGAGCGTCGCGCGCGACCCGTGTCCGTCGATCCAGCGGCGTGA